One segment of Syngnathus scovelli strain Florida chromosome 6, RoL_Ssco_1.2, whole genome shotgun sequence DNA contains the following:
- the ckap5 gene encoding cytoskeleton-associated protein 5 isoform X3 encodes MGDDSEWMKLPIDQKCEHKVWKARLSGYEEALQLFNRIDDDKSPEWGKYLGLIRKFVTESNAVAQLKGLEAALAYVENAHVAVKTTGDVVSGVVTKVFNQPKARAKELGMDICLMYIEIEKAEVVQDALLKGLENKNPKIVVACIETLRKALSEFGSKIVTLKPVVKILSKQFESREKAVRDEAKMLAVEIYKWIRDALRPSLQTINSVLLKELEEEWVKLPSSPPKQSRFLRSQQELKAKFQQQTQEESGEEEEETVVAVDPYELMEAVDILSKLPKDFYDKIEAKKWQERKEALEAVESLSKNPKLESGDYGDLVRALKKVVGKDANVMLVSMAAKCLAGLATGLRKKFGTYAGQVVPTILEKFKEKKPQVVQALQEAIDAIFLTTTLQNLSEDVLAVMDNKNPSIKQQASLFLARSFRHCTQATLPKGVLKLLCAALVKQVNDSAPEVRDAAFEALGTVMKVVGEKVVNPHLADLDKLKLDKIKECADKVELGGKKDAGGGGAVVKKAASKAPPAAEAQTKSSAPPKKSSGGPPGKSAGPPKKGKPASASSAKPKKTMESKDFTETELSIEVCEERAAEVLPASCLEQIDSANWKERLASMEEFQRAVETMDKMAMPCQALVKMLAKKPGWKETNFQVMQMKLHIVALIAQKGQFSKTSASVVLDGLVDKVGDVKCGGNAKEGMTAIGEACSLPWTAEQVVSLAFAQKNPKNQAETLNWLANAMKEFGFAGINVKGFINNVKTALGATNPAVRTAAITLLSVMYLYMGAPLRMFFENEKPALLSQIDAAFEKMQGQSPPAPTRFCKKAGNEDECDNAEEQEEEGGQDIMDLLPRTEISDKITYDLVSKIGDKNWKIRKEGLDEVAAIISEAKFITANIGELPLTLKGRLGDSNKILVQQSLTILMQLATAMGPGLKQHVKTLGFPIIAVLGDSKSNVRAAAMATLQAWVEQTGMKEWLEGDDLAEELKKENPFLRQELLGWLADKLPTLRSVPGDLMGCVPHLYACLEDRNGDVRKKAQDALPMFMMHLGYDKMNKATSKLKTTSKDPIVVMLEKARAVMPDKPAAPVKTGGEKGSSETSRAAPRSQAISEDIGDNKPEAKKIKGGVAAKKSAPTKKPAAKGVKDDEDRSGPLFILVPNAKEQRIKEEKQLKILKWNFTTPRDEYLEQLKTQMSTCFAKWLQDELFHLDFQRQVKAITSMSERLESESDATISCLDLILKWFTLRFFDTNTTVLMKVLEYLKMLFAMLDRENYHLTEYEANSFVPYLLLKVGESKDVVRKDVRAILTMLCKVYPASKIFPFLMDGTKSKNSKQRAECLEELGCLIEGYGMNVCQPTPAKCLKEIAVHIGDRDTSVRNAALNTVVAVYNVCGDQVYKLIGNLSEKDMSMLEERIKRSSAKRTAAAPAKQSVNERSPKDHAANPNGTLIRKSAQEDPNKLKIMYRTYRIQARQNAQHSESSHVPFPKVFQLDLDMIEQDQIRVNELPDLVQHKLDELLEPIVIPKPKMRSISPHLDDLHNSTASTINFVISQVASGDINTSIQALAQIDEVLWQENKAEVMSGHIDQFLIATIMQLRLIYNTHMADDRLDKKVIFKLYSCILGNMLSLFSLESLAREASMGVLKDLMHGLITLLLDNRVEVSEEGQQVIRSVNLLVIKVLEKSDQTNMISALLVMLQDTLVSTAGSPTFSDLVLKCLWRLIRHLPETINSINLDRILFDVHNIMKVFPKEKLKQLKTDVPHRTLKTLLHTLCKLTGAKILDHLSMIENRNESELEAYLRRVVKQPGILFGIKSDRGNEKGSLITEDGMPKAKARDDLSEIFKKIGSRENTKEGLTELYEYKQKCSDVDLEPFLKTTSPFFQSYVERGLRMIESEREGKPRIQNPAVIGQHGTDNSNEEDLKPAAYYERLKILRQRQGLENTRSISGGDDEPQQRAPLSCLLSSKPSVASSTDMLHSKLSQLKESRELCQQEHNAQPRSPSNAHTRSASPAANLGDLKKRLERIKNNRE; translated from the exons GCTCTCAG TGAATTCGGATCCAAAATCGTGACTTTGAAGCCAGTAGTGAAGATTTTATCCAAGCAGTTTGAGTCCAGAGAGAAGGCGGTGAGAGATGAGGCAAAGATGCTTGCTGTTGAAATCTACAAATGGATCCGAGATGCTTTGAGACCTTCACTGCAGACTATCAATTCTGTGCTG CTGAAGGAACTTGAAGAGGAGTGGGTGAAGCTGCCATCAAGCCCACCCAAGCAAAGCAGGTTTCTGCGCTCCCAGCAGGAGTTGAAGGCGAAGTTTCAACAACAAACACAAGAAGAGTCTG gagaggaagaggaggaaaccGTTGTAGCAGTGGATCCTTATGAGCTAATGGAAGCTGTGGATATACTTAGCAAGCTGCCCAAAGACTTTTATGATAAAATT GAAGCCAAAAAGTGGCAGGAGAGGAAAGAAGCTCTGGAAGCTGTTGAATCTCTGTCAAAGAATCCCAAACTGGAGAGTGGAGACTATGGAGACCTTGTTAGAGCACTCAAGAAG GTGGTGGGGAAAGATGCCAATGTCATGCTGGTTTCAATGGCTGCTAAATGTCTGGCTGGTCTGGCCACCGGTCTCAGGAAGAAGTTTGGAACATATGCAGGACAG GTTGTTCCAACTATTCTGGAAAAGTTTAAAGAGAAAAAGCCTCAGGTTGTCCAAGCCCTGCAAGAGGCTATTGATGCCATTTTTCTTACC ACTACTCTACAAAATCTTTCGGAGGACGTCTTGGCTGTGATGGATAATAAAAACCCTTCTATAAAGCAGCAAGCCTCTCTGTTTTTGGCCCGCTCCTTTAGACACTGCACTCAGGCCACACTGCCCAAGGGTGTACTCAAACTCCTCTGTGCTGCCCTTGTAAAG CAAGTGAATGACTCTGCCCCAGAGGTGCGAGATGCTGCTTTTGAAGCTTTGGGGACAGTCATGAAAGTGGTGGGCGAGAAAGTTGTCAACCCTCACCTTGCTGATTTGGATAAACTAAAACTTGACAAG ATAAAAGAGTGCGCTGACAAAGTAGAACTAGGAGGAAAGAAGGATGCAGGAGGGGGTGGAGCTGTTGTAAAGAAGGCAGCTTCGAAAGCACCTCCTGCTGCTGAAGCCCAAACTAAATCCTCTGCCCCGCCCAAGAAGTCCTCAGGTGGTCCCCCCGGCAAG TCTGCTGGTCCACCAAAAAAAGGCAAACCAGCCTCTGCTTCCAGCGCGAAACCCAAAAAGACCATGGAAAGTAAAGACTTCAcagaaacggaactgtcg ATTGAGGTGTGTGAAGAGCGGGCAGCCGAAGTACTTCCTGCATCCTGTCTTGAACAGATAGATTCAGCTAACTGGAAGGAGAGACTCGCCAGCATGGAGGAATTTCAGAGG GCTGTTGAGACGATGGATAAGATGGCGATGCCATGTCAGGCCTTAGTCAAAATGTTGGCCAAGAAACCAGGCTGGAAGGAGACAAATTTCCAG GTCATGCAGATGAAGCTACACATTGTGGCCCTTATTGCCCAGAAGGGGCAATTTTCAAAAACATCAGCCTCTGTAGTTTTGGATGGCTTGGTGGATAAGGTTGGTGATGTCAAATGTGGTGGAAATGCCAAGGAAGGAATGACGGCAATTGGGGAGGCCTGCTCACTGCCGTGGACTGCTGAACAG GTTGTATCTTTGGCATTTGCACAAAAGAACCCGAAAAACCAGGCAGAGACTCTAAACTGGCTGGCTAATGCCATGAAGGAGTTTGGCTTTGCTGG TATTAATGTAAAAGGTTTCATCAACAATGTCAAGACAGCGCTTGGTGCCACTAACCCGGCTGTTCGGACAGCAGCCATTACCCTGCTGAGTGTTATGTATCTCTACATGGGAGCTCCACTCCGCATGTTCTTTGAGAATGAAAAACCAGCTCTCCTCTCACAAATAGATGCGGCATTTGAGAAG ATGCAAGGCCAATCACCTCCAGCGCCAACAAGGTTTTGCAAGAAGGCTGGCAATGAAGATGAGTGTGACAATGCAGAGGAGCAAGAAGAGGAAGGAGGACAGGACATCATGGACCTACTCCCCAGAACAGAGATTAG TGACAAAATTACTTATGATCTGGTCTCTAAAATCGGCGATAAGAACTGGAAGATTAGAAAGGAGGGACTTGATGAGGTTGCAGCCATCATCTCAGAAGCAAAATTCATAACTGCCAACATCGGGGAGCTCCCTCTGACCTTAAAAGGACGACTCGGTGATTCCAACAAGATCTTG GTCCAACAGAGCCTGACTATCCTGATGCAGCTTGCCACAGCCATGGGGCCTGGactcaaacagcatgttaaaacGCTCGGATTCCCCATCATCGCTGTGCTTGGAGATAGTAAA TCCAATGTCAGGGCAGCTGCAATGGCCACTCTGCAGGCCTGGGTGGAGCAGACTGGGATGAAAGAATGGCTGGAAGGAGATGATCTAGCAGAGGAATTAAAGAAGGAAAACCCCTTTCTACGGCAAGAG TTGTTAGGGTGGTTAGCCGACAAGTTACCCACCCTGAGATCCGTGCCAGGGGATCTGATGGGTTGCGTCCCGCACCTATATGCGTGCCTCGAAGACAGAAATGGTGACGTGAGGAAGAAAGCTCAGGATGCCCTCCCCATGTTCATGATGCACCTTGGCTATGACAAGATGAACAAGGCTACGAGCAAGCTCAAG ACAACTTCCAAAGACCCGATCGTAGTCATGTTAGAAAAGGCCAGAGCTGTGATGCCAGATAAACCTGCTGCTCCTGTCAAAACCGGAGGAGAAAAAGGCTCTTCTGAGACAAGCAGAGCAG CCCCCAGGTCTCAGGCAATCAGTGAGGATATTGGTGATAATAAACCAGAAGCCAAGAAGATAAAAGGCGGAGTAGCTGCCAAAAAG AGTGCACCTACCAAGAAGCCTGCGGCCAAAGGCGTAAAAGATGATGAGGACAGGTCTGGGCCTCTCTTCATCCTTGTCCCCAATGCTAAGGAGCAGAGGATCaaagaggagaagcagctgaag ATTTTgaagtggaatttcaccactcctcgagatgaatatttggaacagctTAAAACTCAGATGTCTACCTGCTTTGCCAAGTGGCTCCAGGATGAACTCTTCCATCTTGACTTCCAGAGACAAGTAAAGGCCATCACTTCCATGAGTGAG AGGTTGGAGAGCGAGAGTGATGCCACCATAAGCTGTCTGGACTTAATTCTTAAGTGGTTCACTCTGCGCTTTTTTGACACCAATACTACAGTCCTCATGAAGGTGCTGGAGTATTTGAAGATGCTTTTTGCCATGCTCGATAGGGAAAACTATCATCTCACTGAGTATGAGGCAAACTCCTTTGTCCCCTACCTTCTACTCAAG GTTGGAGAGTCGAAGGATGTAGTTCGCAAAGATGTCCGTGCAATACTGACCATGCTATGTAAGGTTTACCCTGCCTCAAAGATCTTTCCTTTCCTCATGGATGGTACCAAGTCCAAAAACTCCAAACAAAGAGCTG AATGTCTAGAGGAGTTGGGATGTTTGATAGAAGGCTATGGAATGAATGTATGCCAACCTACTCCAGCCAAGTGTCTGAAAGAGATCGCAGTTCATATTGGTGATAGAGACACTTCTGTCCGAAATGCTGCTCTAAACACGGTCGTGGCCGTCTACAACGTCTGTGGAGACCAAGTCTATAAACTAATTGGAAAT TTGTCGGAGAAAGACATGAGCATGTTAGAAGAGAGGATCAAACGTTCATCAGCGAAGAGGACAGCTGCTGCTCCAGCCAAGCAGAGTGTAAATGAGCGGTCTCCAAAAGATCACGCAGCTAACCCCAATGGCACTTTAATTCGCAAGTCTGCACAGGAAGACCCCAATAAACTCAA AATTATGTATCGCACTTATAGGAT CCAAGCCCGTCAAAATGCCCAGCACAGTGAGTCCTCCCACGTGCCCTTCCCCAAAGTGTTCCAACTGGACTTGGACATGATTGAGCAGGACCAGATCAGGGTAAATGAGCTGCCAGACCTTGTCCAGCACAAGCTAGATGAGCTTCTGGAACCCATTGTGATACCCAAGCCCAA GATGCGTAGCATTTCACCACACTTGGATGACCTTCACAACAGCACTGCGTCCACTATAAACTTTGTGATCTCTCAGGTGGCCAGTGGAGACATTAACACCAGCATACAGGCACTTGCACAG ATTGATGAAGTATTGTGGCAGGAGAACAAGGCAGAGGTCATGTCTGGACACATTGACCAGTTTCTCATTGCCACCATCATGCAGCTTCGGCTCATCTATAATACCCACATGGCAGATGACAGATTGGACAAGAAGGTTATTTTTAAACTATATAGCTGCATCCTTGGCAACATGCTGTCT TTATTCTCGTTGGAGTCTTTGGCGAGAGAGGCATCCATGGGTGTGTTAAAGGACCTGATGCACGGCCTGATAACGTTGTTGCTAGACAACAGAGTGGAGGTCTCTGAGGAGGGGCAGCAGGTCATTAGATCTGTAAATCTACTCGTAATCAAAGTGCTGGAGAAGTCTGACCAGACCAACATGATTAG TGCCCTCCTGGTGATGCTTCAAGACACTTTGGTTTCAACAGCTGGGTCTCCTACGTTCTCTGACCTGGTTTTGAAG TGTCTGTGGAGGCTGATCCGGCATCTTCCGGAGACCATCAACAGCATCAACCTCGATCGGATTTTATTCGATGTGCACAACATCATGAAGGTTTTCCCCAAAGAGAAACTGAAGCAGCTCAAGACTGATGTTCCACACAGAACCCTGAAGACTCTACTACACACACTTTGCAAGCTTACTGGGGCTAAG ATCCTGGACCACCTTTCGATGATTGAGAATCGAAATGAGTCTGAATTAGAGGCCTATTTGAGGCGTGTTGTCAAACAACCGGGGATTCTGTTTGGTATCAAGAGTGATCGAGGCAATGAGAAGGGTAGTCTGATCACA GAGGATGGGATGCCGAAAGCAAAAGCCCGTGACGATCTGAGTGAAATCTTCAAGAAGATCGGCTCCAGGGAGAATACTAAAGAG GGTTTGACAGAGCTGTACGAGTACAAACAGAAGTGTTCCGACGTGGACCTTGAGCCCTTCCTCAAAACCACAAGCCCATTCTTCCAGAGTTATGTGGAGCGAGGGCTTCGGATGATCGAGTCGGAGCGAGAGGGCAAACCTCGCATTCAAAACCCAGCAG TGATTGGACAGCATGGTACTGACAACAGTAATGAGGAAGATCTAAAGCCAGCCGCCTACTACGAGCGACTCAAGATCCTACGTCAGAGACAAGGCCTGGAAAACACCAGG AGCATCAGTGGGGGTGACGATGAGCCGCAACAGCGAGCCCCATTGTCCTGTCTGCTGTCATCGAAGCCTTCGGTGGCTTCCTCCACCGACATGCTCCACAGCAAGCTGTCGCAGCTCAAAGAGTCCCGCGAGCTCTGTCAGCAGGAACACAACGCTCAGCCCCGCTCTCCGTCCAACGCACACACCCGCTCGGCCTCGCCAGCGGCGAACCTAGGCGACTTGAAGAAACGTCTGGAGCGTATAAAGAACAATCGGGAGTAG